The Plasmodium vivax chromosome 13, whole genome shotgun sequence nucleotide sequence GAGGCCCAAAAGAAATTGCGCAAAGGGACAAGGCGACGATGACCCCAAGTTTGTATCCCCTCTTCGATTTGGcgacaaataaaaaaagaaatttccTAACCCCGCAGGTGGAACAACACAtgtccatttttaacaaacacAGAAAAGAAATTATCGTCGAGTATTTGAAGAAGCACAACTTGTACAACGTAAATAagttgaaaaggaaagacaaaaaaataaaaagaaaatttaatatcGCCAGgcggtttttaaaaaaaaaaaaaaaaaatttgccaaacTTGGGAATTTCGCACTATATAAATTTCTTAATgaacagaagaaaaaaaggaagtataTTCTTCAGAAAAAACGTTATTGATTATGGTTACGTGGCAGAAAGGGAGTTTCTACAGGGGGGGGATAAAACGCAGATATTGACCAAAGGGCTGTCCGGTTGGCATCGCGGGGGAAGGGAGGGGTTCCTCCCTCAGCACTGTGGGGACGCATCCGCGGAAGGAAGAACTCATACTGATGGGTCCTCTCCAGGAGGCAAACTGCTCAACAGTGGGAAACAAATGGACAGTTCGCGAAAAGTGGGCAGTCACAACAGACATTGTGCGAGATGGAAAGAACAGGAAGAGCGCGATGAACAAATGAAtgccccgttttttttgcaaagtaGAGGAGAGGCACGGCTTCCCTTAGGTAACGACACGTCTCtcccaaatgaagaaaaacctTTTCGTTACAAAAGTGGAGACGCACAGGAAGGGCCGTCTCAATCTGCTGCATGTGCCGCGACTCCACTCCACCCGTGCATTTACTACACATTCGATAAGGACGCGTTTGAAAAGTTTTCCAAAGAGGTGTACGCAGCGCTTCcgtttttgcctgaacggttcaggcgaaaatggagaagtgtgttaaaaaaatatgaacaggcaaTATGCGTAAGTTTTTCCCGTAAAAAGTACCTCCTAAAGGGGCTCTTCCTGGTCAGGGAAAAGTTAAGCCAAGTGGAAAAACAGCTCATTGGGGAGTTACTAAAGAATGGccttattaaaattattttgtctTGTGTGGATATTTCTTCGGACGGCATTGGGGTGAACTCCGTGTTTGTGGAGGATGTGCAGGTGTACGTCAAGGATAAACTCCCTCAGTACAATCGGCTTCTTAGCCTGATAGACGGCCTGCACGGGgaggttttccccccctccggTGGGAGCAGCCATTTGGGAAGCAGTCATTTGGGAAACCGCCTTCTCGGGAAGGGCTCCGACTGGGGAGAGGCCCCCCCAGGGGACGACGCGTACAGACTCCACTTTGTAAAATACTTTTTGTACCTAAATTGGAAGAAGCTGTTCAGGAAGTACACCCTGTCAAATAATGACCtcttcaatttattttcaaattgtaaaaacTGTTTTTTAATTCCGAGGAGGTATGAAgacatttccattttgttaaatttgcAGAGCGGCAGTTACTTAAATTTATCCCATTTGTACAAACCGGTGTTGCGCGATTTTTACTTTAATCTGTACAATGGGAGCGCCAGCAGGGGGATCTCCTTCCTCCTGAACGGTGCAGGTGAATGGAGAATAAATGCATCCCCCTTGTTTGACGACCGGGTGGGTAGCAAACccaagggagaaaaaacctACCCCTTCTTCTTAAAGCGGCGGAGGTGGAGCAGTGAGCAACTGGGGGAGCTCTCCCCGCATAATACCATCCACATGATCATGCAAACTGTGGAAGACGTTcacaaaatttacaaatataaagAGACGAACGAGGCCATTCTGCTGCACCGTTTCTTGGGCATGTCGAATGAGACGGCCTACTCAGCTAGCTATTTCGactttttgtatttttattttttggcgaACAGAAACTTtggaagaataaaaaggcGCCTCATAAATAACGTGTTCGAATTTTATGCTGTCATGAGGGGAGAATACGAAAAGGAGTTTGTCACCTCCGATAGGGAGGGCAAAATTAATGACTATCTGGAGAGGGTCCAAAGGGTAAAGAATTACTTCCAAGAAAATCACGCACATGTGTACTACGACAcgtttgtaaaatataacaacATTAGGAGGGAAGTGAGAAATAAATTGAGGAGCATGTACAGGCAAAAATATAGCATGCTGCGTGAAACCATTTGTGAAGGCAACCTGAGTGATGTGGTCCTGACCACAGTAGACTCACAGCGCTGCATCATTCTGGATGTGTATAAAATGATGCCATCcgtgggggaagaaaaaaaaaaaaaacagaaaagtgACCTGTACGTTTGCGCCAACAGTAAAGGGGAGCTATACATATGCGACATATTCTTCTTCGATAGCGTCTTAAAGGATAAAAAGGTGAGCAACTTGATTAGGGAAAGAAACAAAGGCGTAAACTACGTTGATTGTTTGTTTGGCCCAAGGGACGTGGTTAATTATGAGCTACTCCTCAAGGAGAGTCACTTCCCGTTTGACATATATCAGGAAGACTGCACAggctgcgcgggggggatgGACAACGACTGCCTCCCCACAgaggagaaacaaaaaagaattttccACCAATTTGTGGTCAACAAAATCGGGGTGAACGAAAAGGCGGGCAGACAGAAAAACCATCCCAATGACGGGGAGGAACAAATTTCACaagcaaatggggagaaaaccAAAGTGGTGGACCTGGAGGACTTGTTTCAAAACTGGTACAGCGAAGATTTGTACAGCCGGAGGAGGAGGCTCTCCCTTTACTGGCAAAAGCTGGCGAGCATGAAGAGGCAAATGCGTCAGCAGTGCGCGAGGAGGTTGAAAACTGACATGGGAAGAAATCCCCACAGAGGATGTGCAGAAGCGGACCACTATAATAAGCAAGGGGGACTGAATCCcttggggggagaaaaaacaccTATGACGTACGAAGTGAACAGCGTTAGCGATGCCACGACAAATTGGGGGACGCGGAAGGGACACTACCCATCAGCTGCgaacaaaattatgagcGCGAAAATTATGGGCACCCTcaagaaatacaaaaaaaaaaaaaacagtggAAATAGAAATAATTACACAAAAGAGATGAACAAAGTGGATCGAATATTTGGAAACAAAAGAAAGACCATGCTGGAGGAGTGTAAGAACGTCTTGTCTTTTCTGCAACGCCTCGATCTGATCGACCGGCTGAGGAACTTTCTAAATCCATACGTACGAAATAGCCTCTGGTTTTACCTCATAACTTTGTATATTAACCAGCAGTATGAGAGGCACCCAGGGAAGTTCCTTGGCCAGCCGGAACTCCTAAtaaccattttttacatatgctTTTGCAAAGGAGAGGGGGACTACTTGGGGAACTATTTGGCCTCCTTTCAAATCGAGAGCGACGCGTTGCGGCACCTTGTCGAGGATTTATTTGCGTACAAGCAGTTGTTGTCCTGTGTGCAGCAGAGGTGAGGCTGCTCGCGCAGCGGGAACCGCGTCAGTGCGTGCCGCTAACCGCTCTATTCGCCGCTTTTTAATTCGCCGCTTTTTAATTCGCCGCTTCCAATTCGCCGCTTCCAATTCGCCGCTTCCAATTCGCCGCTTCCAATTCGCCGCTTCCAATTCGCCGCTTTCTTATTCGCGCCGCCAACTCCCCCTTTCGCAGGTCCCAAATCAACGTGGACATCCCGCTCAACCTGGAGGGCGTGCAAAGCGTGTACGACGGGCTAATTAaattaagggaaaaaaaatacacacaaatGGACCACAAGGTGGGGGCCAAACTACACCAGCTGAGCATCATCCTTTACGCAAGTATATCCTGCAATTTTAACGAAGGCGTAAATCAAATTCTGCTTAAGTTTGTTCGTTACGTGGATGACATGAGGAGGGTCACCCGGGTGATGTAGCCCCGAGGGGTGAAGACGCTAACATGACGGTGACATCACCACATggagtgagaaaaaaaaaaaaaaaaaaaaaaaaaaaaaagaggccgACTTCTACAACGAGGTGTGCTCACGCAAGGGgatacaattatttttagccCCTCTCTACATGCTCTACATTTCCATtgcgacttttttttttttttttttttgccttttttatcttcGCTTCCTATCCTCCATGGGATCTTCTGAACTTTCCCACTGAATGTTGTGCTTGTTGTATATGGGCCACGTGGGCATGATTAGCTGCAGGGGGTGGTCAGTGGGTGGTCATTGAGAAACTCAAGGGGGCATTCAAAGCTGCTCCCTTTTGCGGGGGCCAATTTGAGCAACCCCCTCTGTGGCTGTGCACACACGTGGGTCCCGCGTGACAACCGTAGCTGTGACCGCTCTCCCCCGTCCCTACCAGTGCTGACAAGGCGGTGCCGCCCAAAATGATGTAGGCACTCAAGGCTAAGTTCTGCTTGTAATAACCGACTGCAATGGAGACTACCGTGCTGATGGTGAAGACGACGTTTTTGATTAGGAATGCGAGCTTCTGGCCGTGGAAGTCCTGCGGTTCgttggggggaagcgcatTGGTGGAGGGCGCATTGGTGGGGGGCGCATTGGTGGGGGGTACATTGGTGAGGCGACGCTCGTTCGCCACGCTACTACACAGTGCTACTCTCCAACCGCACGGGTGAACTTCTCACCATGTGATTCCTCCGGACACACACGTAGGTGCGCTCTATACTGTTCTTAATCGCGCTAATTAGGCCCATGGGGTGATCGTTCGaatgggggaggaggaggggggcaGGACTTTCGAGGaggtttttccccttttcttcttcgttaCCCACTCGCAGCGTTGCACGGGGGAACGTAAGCAGGGATGTATACTCTCCGTGAGAGCGGCGCGAATGGGGGGTTATTCTATTTCACTCGGATGAACTGTTCTATTAATGGTGAAGAGGTGAGGGGGAATCCTCCTGCTGTGCATTGGTCCTCCTTCGTAGCTGTACGTGCGTATGCGAGTTGCCATGCAAGGGCATATCTCATCGCAAAGATGGCGGTGACATAAAGGGGGAGCCTAAAAGGGGGACTCCTCCAGTACAATTCGCTTCGCGTAAAGTTTATAACTCCCCCCTGTTGTGAATGATAACCTCTTTATTTGTTAGCCTACCGGTTGGCTTCTTCACgtggagagggaaaaaaaaaaattgggcaaCTGGAGGGGTGAAACATTGCAGGTACATTGCGAGAGGGGGAAAGAGGGCTTATACATTCACTCGTAATTTTTGAAGCGCCAGTGAAGAGGAGATTTTGTCGACCCAATTTGAAGCACCATGAGGTGCGGTGCGATGCGATGCGATGAGGTGAAATCATTTTGccgtaaaaatgggaaacttGCATTTTGCCCGCGGGGAGTGCAGAGAGGTGGTGAAGTTACCAATTGGGGAGatgcggagggggggaagaaaactCCCAAGGGTTTAGCcaaacaggggggggaaaaaaacagtaaGTGGAAACCTTAAAATGGGATGTCACAGCCTTTGCCTTGCGGTCCGGGGGATATTCTCCCACCTTCTCTTGAGAGGGATTTACCCCTCATGTGGGGGAAGAGCCCTCTTTTGCGAGggtgcaaaatggaggggtaCACAAACGGAACGATGCTCGAAGGTGTTCCCCCCCACGAGTCACGCAATAATGTAGAGAGTTTCCCCTGCACGAGGAAATGTCGCCAACATTTTTGCCACCATCGTGGGGtctctctctcccccccgttgATTTGTTCTCCTACGCTGCTGCGGTTGGGGGAGATACTAACaagtggggagaaaaaaaaaaaaaaaaaaaaaaaaaaacccaaacaAACGTAACTACATTTCAAATTCCCCAAACGGGTGAACGCACTGAGCGTGCTCAGCGAAGAATGATGGCGCCAAACCTTCTACCGTTTGCgagtccccccccccccgtcgtAGCGAAATGGTAAGCGGTGACGAGGGTAACCCGGGCAGTATCCGAGGGAGAGAAATACATGCCCCTCCAAAGTGACCCAGGCGTATTGGCCCAGATAAAACgagagaagaggaagaagggcgAAATGAAGCTTCCACAAtggatgcaaaaatgaacagaaggGAGATGCCGTCCAAGCAGGAACGTCGGTAAGACGAATTGAGGGGAGAGGCTAAAGGGTTAGGAGCGTTGGGGGAGGGGAGTCCCCCCTTCCACGGGTGCGCCTACACGTATACGTCCATGTGTACGTGCACACCTCTGTGTATGCATTTGCGTAGCgtgtggtgaaaaaaaaggaaaaaaaagacatgtgcgttgcttcattttgtagTGTGAGGCCGAATAACTTTGTCTTTGCGTTCCCTCGCGGGGCCCCCCATTTCGCCAGGAGGTTTGCATCACGTGAGGTTTTgcgaaaatggggaaatgcATACTCTGCAAGtgggaagtttttttttttttttttttttttctctttcttgATGCTTCCCCGCGTTGGTATGTTCACTTGCACACCGTTCGTTAGCGCATTCGCAAGTCTCCCCAGTGGAGCTCCTGCGTGAAGGTCCCACTCACGagtttgcaaatttttgtgatgctcttttttcgcttcgctAATTTATTTGGCATTGCTTTCACAGCAGAGGTTTTGCGCCCACGTGTTTCGCGCGTAGCTCAGCTGTAGGCCTTTTTTCCTTGACCTCGAGAGAATGCATTTCGGGGAGAGTACGCTTCACCTCGGGAGAGTTATTTACGTTTCTTCTCGGAGTGAGTCCCCTAAGTTTCCCCTCGGCGTGTTTGCCGCTTTACCCTTTCATGCCCTTTAGCAATTCACCCGGAGGGACGTAGAGTTAGCATGTGAGCCCGTCCCTGCGCGGGAGAGATCCGCCCATTGGGTTTGCCCACTAGATTCGCCTGCGCGGTGCGATTTGCAGTGTGATCGTTTAGTAAAATCACCTCGCTGTGCCCAACCCAGCCTGCGGGGGCGATTTTGCCTTTACGTCCGTTTGCACCGCTGGGCGAGCCTTTTCTCCGTTTGATGCGCGGCGGGCCCTTATCCCCATCTGGCAGCCCCCCAAGGGGATACACGCGCACATGCAAAATACACAGTGAACAGTACACACGCGAGTAATGTACctttatatgcatacgtgccagtatatatatgcttcccccccctaaaGCACTACCCGCGCGATGAGgcgctttcattttttttcatttctttagCGTCGCGGGTACACATGAACCATTGAACATTGAGTGCTCCCTCTTTCCCCCCGCCAGCACtgattaggaaaaaaaaaaaaattattttatttattttttttttttcccttcaaaAATTAGCGAGTGATCCTTACCAGTGCATATGGGCACACATTGGAACATCGCCCAGAATGGTACGTGAATGTACATTAGCGAGTGTTTCCCCTTCGACCAGTTAGCTGTGCAGCACACATCACATGCATATCGTTGCACATCGTGGGACAGTCGACTTGCGGCAATTTGCGTAGCGAGTGTAGCAGCAAACGATtagaaaagaggaaaaaaaaggaagaaatagaaaaaagattagaaaatatattacaaaaacgtagaaaaaaaatagaaaaaagtagaaaaaaaatataacaaacaGTGAACATCgcttgccctttttttccacactcTGCGCACTTTTCATTGTGTACCAAATTTCTGCGTTTGCCGCCGGAGATGTGCGGGGACGTTCGTCCCACCGCCATTGGGAAGCAGGCGCGCTGGTACGCGTACGCGCGGACGCACCTGTGACTGGTGTGGTGTGGCCACTTTATTGGGAATTCGCTCATTTCGCAGAAATAGATGCCGAAGTGGGTGTCatgtttttgtttccctttgCTGTTCGCTCCCGCTTCGCACATTCGCACATTCGCACCTTCGCATCTTCGCATCTTCCttcccgctttttttttttttttttttttttttggcccccaGCGGcgtccccccttttcccctcgACCCATTTTAATGATTCGCCCCCCTCTTCTCCTGTGAATCGCCCACAATGCCACAAATTAAGCGAAGAGAACCCTGAACACgtagaaaaaggggggaggagcggcgTTTTTCCGTTTTAGATGTGTACGCTGTTTTGCTTTCACGCCATTTGCTTCGAACGGTCCCCCGTGGATCCACGACGTTTTGCTCACATTTCgtcgcttcattttttacactatttttttgcgaaaaattgCCATCTTTGTGCGTAATTTTGGCCCAtttttcgccccttttttgccaaaatttgGCCCATTTTTCGCCCCATTTTTCGCCCCATTTTCGCCCCATTTTCGCCCCAGTTGGCctaattttttcaccccatttttttacccccctaTTTCTCACGACGTACTATTTATTCTCCAACAATTTTgactttcattttaatttttattttttttgatgctTTAGCCCCTGGCAGCCCCCTCAGGGCGCAGGAAAATTCCTGGGCGCCCCAGCGGTGCGATTTTGCAGCGCGCGTGTGCAGGCAGATGCACAGGGGTGTCCAAGAGGAGTTCGGCAATGCGCGCCCCACTCATTTAGAAGGGTGTGCCTCCCACATGTGTAGGTAGTCCCTCACTTGTGTGGATGTGCCCCAGCGTGGCTCCCTCTGTGGAGCGGATTTGGAAGAAGCTCTCCCCGGAAGGCTTTTCCCAGGCCCTCCCTACCCTTTGGCAAAGTCTTCctaatttttcacattttttctgcGTTTTATGCTCTAATTTTTTGGCTCATCATTTATCTAGTTAGTATATAGTTATCATTCAGCTAGTTATCAGCTAGCTATTTTATGGCTATTTTTTGGCTACTTTCTGGCTACTTTCTGGCTACTCCCTTGCTATATAGCAATTTAGTGAGTTCCCTCACGATTTTCCGCCCATATTGCCGCCCCAACACTTCTACCCATTTCTGCCCCCCCAACTCCGCGTGCCGCCATGCACACCCTGCATGCACCTGCGCAGAGTTCGGGCAGATCGTTGCGCGCGGCGTAGGCGAGCCCCGCTTGGCGGCTCGTTTGACGGTCCCTGTAGCAGCTTCTTGCAACTTGTTGCACCCCCACCAGTAGTGGTGGAACGATACTTTTTTCTCCTGAAAGTACTTCTATAGAACCACTTCACTTGAACCACTTCTCTTGAACCTCTTCCTCTAAACaataaacctaaaccctaaccctaaatcctaaccctaaccctaaaccgcttcacctaaaccctaaccctaaaccgcTTCACCTAAACCCCCTCGCCAAAATGTCGAAAAATAAGTCCATCGAGGAGAGGTACCAGAAGAAGTCGCAGATCGAGCACATCCTGCTGAGGCCAGACACGTACATAGGGAGCGTGGAGATGCACACGCAGCTGCTGTGGGTATGGAACAAGGAGCGCAATCGGATGGTGCAGAAAAATATAACCTACGTGCCGGGgctatacaaaatatttgaCGAAATAATTGTTAACGCGGCAGATGTGAAGGCcagggagaaggagaaaagcGAAAACCCTATGACATGCATCAAAATAGAAATTAATAAGGACCAAAAGAAAATCAGTGTGTATAACGATGGGGAAGGAATACCAGTGGACATTCACAAAGAAATGAACATCTACGTGCCGCATATGATTTTTGGGGAACTCCTTACTTCGGACAATTACGACGATGCGGAAGACAGAATCACAGGTGGGAGGAACGGGTTCGGAGCAAAGCTGACCAACATATTTAGCAAAGAATTCGTGGTGCAGTGTGGAGACAGCTCCAGAAAGAAAGAATTCAAAATGGTGTGGACGGATAACATGTCTAGATTTTCGGAGCCACACATTAAGAACTACAATGGGAAGGATTACGTGAAGGTTACCTTTAAACCGGACTTGGCCAAATTCGGGATGACCGAAATGGATGATGATATAGAGAGTTTGCTGTGCAAGCGGGTGTACGATTTGGCCGGCACGTGCAGCGTGAGGGTATATCTGAATGGGAACCGGCTGGCCATAAAGGACTTCAAGAGCTACGTCGATTTGTACTTGAAGGACAACGCGGGGGTGAGTCCCGGGAATGGGGGCTCaagcggaagtggaagcggtggtggaagcggaagcggcaATGGGAGTGGCGGCGGAAATGGCGGAGGCGGCGAGGCGAACAACGCGGCGGAGAACCCCGACGTGAGCGCGTCGCAGGAGCCCGGGGAAGCCACCCCCAGCAAGAGCAACGCCGCGAACGGGGCGAACAACAACGACGAAGAGGAAATTGTGAAAATACACGAGAAGCAGCACCGGTGGGAAATAGTCGTGTCGAAGACGGACGGCTCGCAATTCCAGCAGGTGTCCTTCGTCAACAGCATCTGCACGACGAAAGGAGGGTCGCACGTGAACTACATAGTAGAGCAGCTGCTAAACTCGCTCAGTAAGAAGGCCAACGCGAAGAACAAAGGAGGAATGGAAATCAAATCCGGGCATATAAAGAACCACTTGTGGGTGTTCGTGAATTGCCTAATCGTTAACCCTACGTTCGACTCACAGACGAAGGAGACCTTGACGACCAAGCCGGTCAAATTTGGAAGCAAATGTATCCTAACCGATAAAACGATCAACAGCGTTTTGAAGAGCCCCATCTTAAGTAACATCCTACTGTGGGCCCAAGCAAAGGCACAAGTAGAattgaggaagaaaatgaaggcGGGCTCATCCAAAGCGAGAGAAAGAATTATTGGCATACCCAAACTGGAAGATGCAAACGATGCAGGGAGTAAGTACAGTCAGGAGTGCACTCTCATTCTTACAGAAGGGGATAGTGCCAAGACGTCCTGTCTCGCTGGACTCTCCATTGTAGGGAGAGACAAATATGGGGTGTTCCCCCTCAAGGGGAAGTTACTAAACGTGAGGGACGCCTCGTTTAAGCAACTGATGGATAATAAGGAGATAcaaaacattttcaaaattatggGATTAGATATTACAGATAAGAATAAGGAAGATATAAAAGGGCTGCGATACGGGTCGCTTATGATAATGACCGATCAAGACTACGACGGTTCGCACATCAAGGGGTTACTAATCAACATGATTCATAAGTTCTGGCCCAGTTTGCTAAAGCATAAGGGGTTTCTAAGCGAATTTGTAACTCCAATTGTGAAGGTCCAGAAGGGGAACCAGGAGCATTCCTTTTTCACCATCGCGGAGTATGAGCAGTGGAAGGAGAGCACCAATCTAGTCGGCTGGAAGATTAAATACTACAAAGGGCTGGGAACCTCCACCGATAAAGAGTTCAAACAGTACTTCTCCGATATTAAGaatcataaaattatgttcCTCTGGACGGGGGACCGAGATGGAGATTCGATCGACATGGCATTCAGCAAGAAACGAATTGAAGACCGGAAATTGTGGCTGCAGAATTTTATCATCGGCTCGTATGTAGACCATAAGGAGAAGGACCTGTCCTACTACGATTTTGTGAATAAGGAGCTCATTTACTACTCACGGTATGACACTGAGCGGAGCATACCAAACATCATGGATGGGTGGAAGCCGGGGCAGAGGAAGGTGCTCTACGGGTGCTTTAAGAGGAACTTAAAGAATGAATGTAAGGTGGCCCAACTGGTGGGGTACATCGCGGAGCATAGCGCCTACCACCACGGGGAGTCCTCCCTACAGCAGACCATTATCAATATGGCCCAAACGTTTGTCGGGtcgaataatataaattttcttgAACCCTGTGGACAGTTTGGTAGCAGaaaggaggggggaaaagacgCTTCCGCCGCTAGGTACATTTTCACcaaattggctagctccACAAGGAGCATATTTAACGAATACGATGATCCCATTTTGAAGTACCTAAAtgaggaggggcaaaaaatagAACCACAGTACTACATCCCAGTCATCCCCACCATCCTGGTGAACGGGTGTGAGGGAATCGGAACAGGCTACTCCTCCTTCATCCCCAATTATAACTATAAAGatattatagaaaatattaaGAGGTACATTAATAAGGAACCCCTCCTCCCCATGATCCCCTGGTATAAAGATTTCAAAGGAAGAATAGAATCGAATGGGAAGACAGGCTACGAAACTATAGGTATAATTCACAAGATAGACGATGAGACGTTAGAAATTAACGAGTTGCCAATTAAGAAGTGGACGCAAGATTATAAAGAATTTCTGGAAGAGCTACTCACCGATGAGAAACACCAACTGATTGTAGATTACATAGATAACAGTTCCCATGAGGATATTTGCTTTACCATCAAAATGGATCCAGCCAAGATGAAGAAGGCAGAAGAGGAGGGACTAGAAAAGGTTTTTAAATTGAAAAGTACCCTCACAACGACTAATATGACTCTGTTTGATCCAAATTTGAAGCTGCAAAGGTACTCCACCGAATTGGACATCCTCAAAGATTTCTGCTTCCACCGACTGAAGGCATATGAAAATAGGAAGAGCTACCTAATATccaaattggaaaaggaaaagaaaatcatTTCCAATAAAAGCAAATTCATCCTCGCCATCGTCAACAACGAACTTGTGGTCagcaagaaaaagaagaaagtcCTTGTGGAAGAGCTGTATAGAAAAGGATATGACCCCTATAaagatattaacaaaattaaaaaggaggaaatctTCGAGCAGGAGCTACTCGAGTCGGTTGAAAATCCAGAAgataatgaagaaataattgCTGGCATTTCTGTTAAGGATTACGACTACCTGTTGAGTATGCCCATCTTTAGTCTCACCCTAGAGAAGGTAGAAGAACTCCTCGCACAgcataaagaaaaagaaaaagaattagaaattttaaaaaacatcaCTGTGGAGACCATGTGGTTGAAAGATATTGAAAAGGTCGAAGAAGCTATTGAGTTCCAACGCAATGTAGAACTAGCCAATAGGGAGGAGAGCAACAGATTTAAGGTTGCCAAAAAACAAACCGCTAGCAACttcaggaagaagaaaaagaaaaagaaactctCCAGTGACGACGAATCATCAGGTGACTCATCAGATAGTAGTGAATTCCTAGTGCACTCCTTAAACATtaggaagaataaaaaaccGCCAAATAATAATGGCCCCAATAGCACTACGCGAAAAAGATTAAGGAGAACGGATGAGGCAGCAGATAACAATGACACACCCATATTGGTCAATGGAGACTTAGACAATAGCGTATCTCTCTCCAAGGCAGCCGACGATGCTGCCACCAATGTCTCCGATTCAACGCCGCTTCTTAGTAAAATTCTAGCGGACGCCGATGCAGACGTCACCGTtgtggctagccaaaataaCCGCAATAGCAACAAAcctagtagtagtagtaaaAACTCCAGGAGGAAAAAGCCGCCCTCTCCGGAGCAGTCCCTCGAGAGTATCGAGCCCAACGGGGTCGCGCCCGGCGCGCTCGACCAGACCCCCAGCAAGCCGCTAGGCATCCCCGAGAACATCACCATTTCGCCCAACAGCACCATCAACGTCAATGACTTCTCCGGCATCCGGAGCAAGTTGCTCGAGCTGGGTACGGCCTCGCGGGAGGGGCGCGGCGGCGCG carries:
- a CDS encoding DNA topoisomerase II, putative (encoded by transcript PVX_084855A); the encoded protein is MSKNKSIEERYQKKSQIEHILLRPDTYIGSVEMHTQLLWVWNKERNRMVQKNITYVPGLYKIFDEIIVNAADVKAREKEKSENPMTCIKIEINKDQKKISVYNDGEGIPVDIHKEMNIYVPHMIFGELLTSDNYDDAEDRITGGRNGFGAKLTNIFSKEFVVQCGDSSRKKEFKMVWTDNMSRFSEPHIKNYNGKDYVKVTFKPDLAKFGMTEMDDDIESLLCKRVYDLAGTCSVRVYLNGNRLAIKDFKSYVDLYLKDNAGVSPGNGGSSGSGSGGGSGSGNGSGGGNGGGGEANNAAENPDVSASQEPGEATPSKSNAANGANNNDEEEIVKIHEKQHRWEIVVSKTDGSQFQQVSFVNSICTTKGGSHVNYIVEQLLNSLSKKANAKNKGGMEIKSGHIKNHLWVFVNCLIVNPTFDSQTKETLTTKPVKFGSKCILTDKTINSVLKSPILSNILLWAQAKAQVELRKKMKAGSSKARERIIGIPKLEDANDAGSKYSQECTLILTEGDSAKTSCLAGLSIVGRDKYGVFPLKGKLLNVRDASFKQLMDNKEIQNIFKIMGLDITDKNKEDIKGLRYGSLMIMTDQDYDGSHIKGLLINMIHKFWPSLLKHKGFLSEFVTPIVKVQKGNQEHSFFTIAEYEQWKESTNLVGWKIKYYKGLGTSTDKEFKQYFSDIKNHKIMFLWTGDRDGDSIDMAFSKKRIEDRKLWLQNFIIGSYVDHKEKDLSYYDFVNKELIYYSRYDTERSIPNIMDGWKPGQRKVLYGCFKRNLKNECKVAQLVGYIAEHSAYHHGESSLQQTIINMAQTFVGSNNINFLEPCGQFGSRKEGGKDASAARYIFTKLASSTRSIFNEYDDPILKYLNEEGQKIEPQYYIPVIPTILVNGCEGIGTGYSSFIPNYNYKDIIENIKRYINKEPLLPMIPWYKDFKGRIESNGKTGYETIGIIHKIDDETLEINELPIKKWTQDYKEFLEELLTDEKHQLIVDYIDNSSHEDICFTIKMDPAKMKKAEEEGLEKVFKLKSTLTTTNMTLFDPNLKLQRYSTELDILKDFCFHRLKAYENRKSYLISKLEKEKKIISNKSKFILAIVNNELVVSKKKKKVLVEELYRKGYDPYKDINKIKKEEIFEQELLESVENPEDNEEIIAGISVKDYDYLLSMPIFSLTLEKVEELLAQHKEKEKELEILKNITVETMWLKDIEKVEEAIEFQRNVELANREESNRFKVAKKQTASNFRKKKKKKKLSSDDESSGDSSDSSEFLVHSLNIRKNKKPPNNNGPNSTTRKRLRRTDEAADNNDTPILVNGDLDNSVSLSKAADDAATNVSDSTPLLSKILADADADVTVVASQNNRNSNKPSSSSKNSRRKKPPSPEQSLESIEPNGVAPGALDQTPSKPLGIPENITISPNSTINVNDFSGIRSKLLELENKKKPRLTLAEKVKMKATEKKGSPTKESSGGKSPPKRKKSNLLDGSKSKKGAKFDSDDSSKDFASSDDSDSSYNI